A region of Carassius auratus strain Wakin chromosome 23, ASM336829v1, whole genome shotgun sequence DNA encodes the following proteins:
- the LOC113041269 gene encoding zinc finger protein 64 homolog, isoforms 1 and 2-like, translated as MVTLHKGERPFDCELCHMPQLQPADRSPPISHRFQCNQCDAKFKINSDLERHCPVHYDEKPYKCELYKYRCAMKTNLKSHVQLKHSIFDSFHCSKCDLQCSTKAALQQYSHEHQPTQPLQCSGCSYSAPPRGRSRSTAL; from the exons ATGGTAACGTTACATAAAG GTGAGAGGCCTTTCGACTGTGAACTCTGCCATATGCCCCAACTCCAGCCAGCTGACCGTTCACCTCCGATCTCACACAG GTTCCAGTGCAATCAATGCGATGCCAAATTTAAGATCAACTCTGACCTGGAGCGCCACTGTCCGGTTCACTACGACGAGAAGCCTTATAAGTGTGAACTCTACAAGTACCGCTGTGCCATGAAGACCAATTTAAAATCCCACGTGCAGCTGAAACACAGCATCTTCGACTCCTTCCACTGCTCAAAATGTGACTTACAGTGCTCCACCAAAGCCGCCCTGCAGCAGTATTCCCACGAGCACCAGCCCACCCAGCCGCTGCAGTGTAGTGGGTGCAGTTACTCCGCTCCACCAAGGGGGCGCTCAAGATCCACAGCCCTTTAA